One window of Quercus robur chromosome 5, dhQueRobu3.1, whole genome shotgun sequence genomic DNA carries:
- the LOC126728842 gene encoding F-box protein At5g03100-like, with amino-acid sequence MEEESSGFIHSSSDRYYYYPTYSSEEEEEEEEEDDDDDEDHRTKSRKHAPILEEGEDRISTLPDSVLLTILSFLPTQEAIKTGVLSKRWAYLWTSVPSLSFELEDYHSDGYYSKRFDDFTSAVDRMDDFISAVDHTLLLHTASKLTSFSVRFKYRTNLKAHLDLWVLFATTATVNQLSLDLFLRHIDLEGYQLPQHLYANEFVSKFNFSYCKIFPNGLLHWSSLKHLCIGQSALCDDVIREVLMGSPRLESLELHDCWDFIRLDIVSESLRKLVIDSYVIDMLEGDVRELELEIVAPKIHFLEILGNFEKIKCRIKDVSALVEAKLDFDMRKSHTYYFEDDYHAEYIKKYYEEEEGYKEYQDIVRDVLDSVHHVKKLTIGNWCLMIVSIMSEKYLPSPLSKCQCLTIETKMEKWSLPGIGILLRSSPYVETLNIDFPSSLSCTPLKFLVSKYEKVNHWKSKEIYFKFLLGCLKSIKIEFLRIHTKEFFFLVQFLLKNAKVLEKMVITEALPMQNPTRNMLLKFLRVAQKLLSFPRSFPHAVVMFQYL; translated from the exons ATGGAGGAAGAAAGCTCCGGTTTTATCCACAGCTCCTCTGATCGATACTATTACTATCCCACCTATAgttctgaagaagaagaagaagaagaagaagaagatgatgatgatgatgaagatcatCGAACCAAAAGCCGCAAACACGCACCAATCTTAGAAGAAGGTGAAGATCGAATCAGCACCTTACCTGACTCCGTCCTCCTCACCATCCTCTCCTTCTTGCCTACCCAAGAAGCTATCAAAACAGGCGTTTTATCCAAAAGATGGGCCTATCTTTGGACCTCCGTTCCCTCTCTCAGTTTCGAACTCGAAGACTATCACTCCGATGGATATTACAGCAAACGCTTCGACGATTTCACCAGTGCCGTAGATCGCATGGACGATTTCATCAGTGCCGTAGATCACACCCTGCTTTTACACACGGCTTCTAAACTCACAAGCTTCTCAGTTCGATTCAAGTACAGGACAAACCTAAAGGCTCACCTCGATCTTTGGGTTCTTTTCGCCACAACTGCCACAGTAAACCAACTTAGTCTAGATTTATTTTTACGACATATCGATCTTGAAGGATACCAATTGCCTCAGCATCTCTACGCCAATGAGTTTGtttctaaattcaattttaGTTACTGCAAAATTTTCCCTAATGGGTTACTACATTGGAGTTCACTCAAGCACTTGTGTATTGGGCAATCGGCCTTGTGCGATGATGTGATAAGGGAAGTGTTAATGGGTAGTCCTAGACTTGAATCCTTAGAATTGCATGATTGTTGGGATTTTATTCGGTTGGATATAGTGTCCGAGAGTTTGAGAAAGTTGGTGATAGATAGCTATGTGATAGATATGTTGGAAGGTGATGTCCGTGAGTTGGAATTGGAAATTGTGGCTCCAAAGATCCATTTTTTGGAAATTCTGGGTAATTTTGAAAAGATTAAGTGTCGAATAAAGGATGTGTCGGCATTGGTTGAGGCTAAACTCGATTTCGACATGCGGAAGAGTCATACTTATTATTTCGAGGATGATTATCACGCCGAGTATATTAAGAAGTATTATGAGGAGGAGGAAGGTTATAAGGAGTACCAAGACATTGTGAGAGACGTTCTTGACAGTGTGCATCATGTCAAGAAACTCACTATTGGCAATTGGTGTCTCATG ATTGTATCTATAATGTCAGAGAAATATCTGCCTTCTCCATTGTCAAAGTGCCAATGTTtaacaattgaaacaaaaatggaaaaatggaGCCTTCCTGGCATTGGAATCCTACTTCGAAGTTCGCCTTACGTGGAGACATTGAATATTGACTTCCCGTCCTCCCTCTCCTGTACACCGTTAAAG TTTCTAGTAAGTAAATATGAAAAAGTGAACCATTGGAAATCAAAGGAGATCtatttcaagtttttgctaggATGCCTCAAGTCTATCAAGATCGAGTTTCTTAGAATCCACACAAAGGAATTCTTTTTCTTGGTACAATTTCTACTTAAGAATGCAAAGGTGTTGGAGAAGATGGTTATCACTGAAGCATTGCCTATGCAAAATCCAACGCGTAATATGCTACTTAAATTTCTACGAGTGGCTCAAAAGTTGTTAAGCTTCCCTAGATCCTTTCCTCATGCAGTGGTTATGTTCCAATAtctttaa